The following proteins are encoded in a genomic region of Chroogloeocystis siderophila 5.2 s.c.1:
- a CDS encoding MFS transporter — protein sequence MMQPPNLDTESFLSSPRLHSTNRRKDTSFYHHYPDTSCVYQVSHENTTNSDVVSNKVAQGATNGSLLKHSGEEDTTVTTTPADDEAAEVGFLPVLKNRNFLALWSGQVFSQLADKVYLVLMIAIISTRFQASNQSISGWVSAIMMAFTIPAVLFGSVAGVFVDRWSTKAVLVVTNLVRGGLVLSIPVLLWMTQDWSAVGSLPTGFAILLVLSFLVSTLTQFFAPAEQAAIPLIVERRHLLSANSLYTTTMMALVVVGFAVGEPLLAIADSLTRRFGSEIGKELVVGGSYAIAGCLLMLLKTGEKNRETEEAPHIWQDLRDGLEYLRKNHRIRTALIQLVILFSIFAALAVLAVRMAEVIPQMKSSQFGFLLAAGGLGIAAGATLLGQYGQRISPIQLSLYGSVGIAGCLIGLAIFTEQLLAVLLLITLLGGFASLVAIPMQTAIQKETSPEMRGKIFGLQNNVINIALTLPLALAGVAETFIGLQAVFLSLAAAAIAGGILTWYICRTET from the coding sequence ATGATGCAACCGCCTAATTTAGATACAGAAAGCTTTTTATCATCTCCTCGCTTACATAGCACCAACCGGAGGAAGGATACATCATTTTATCATCACTATCCAGATACCTCTTGTGTTTATCAAGTTTCGCACGAAAATACAACGAACAGCGATGTCGTCAGCAATAAAGTTGCTCAGGGAGCAACGAATGGTTCATTACTAAAACACAGCGGCGAAGAAGACACAACGGTTACAACGACACCAGCCGATGACGAAGCTGCCGAGGTCGGTTTTTTACCTGTATTAAAAAATCGCAATTTCCTGGCACTGTGGAGCGGTCAAGTTTTCTCGCAGTTAGCGGATAAAGTCTATTTAGTTTTAATGATTGCGATTATTTCCACCCGTTTTCAAGCAAGCAACCAAAGTATCAGCGGTTGGGTATCAGCAATCATGATGGCATTTACAATTCCTGCGGTACTATTTGGCTCTGTTGCTGGTGTCTTTGTAGACCGATGGTCTACAAAAGCCGTGCTGGTAGTTACAAATTTAGTACGTGGTGGCTTAGTGTTATCAATTCCAGTGCTGTTGTGGATGACTCAAGACTGGAGTGCAGTTGGTAGTTTGCCGACGGGTTTTGCAATTTTACTTGTATTATCTTTTCTCGTTTCTACCTTGACACAGTTTTTTGCCCCTGCAGAGCAAGCAGCGATTCCCTTGATTGTGGAACGGCGTCATTTATTGTCGGCAAATTCTTTGTATACGACAACGATGATGGCGTTAGTTGTTGTTGGGTTTGCTGTCGGCGAACCGCTGCTTGCAATTGCCGATAGTTTGACAAGGCGATTTGGTTCTGAGATTGGTAAAGAACTCGTTGTTGGTGGTAGTTATGCGATCGCGGGTTGTTTATTAATGCTATTAAAAACAGGTGAGAAAAATCGTGAAACTGAGGAAGCTCCGCACATTTGGCAAGATTTACGCGATGGATTGGAATATTTACGGAAAAATCACCGAATTCGGACGGCTCTCATTCAGCTTGTCATTTTATTTTCGATTTTTGCAGCGCTTGCAGTTTTAGCGGTGCGGATGGCAGAGGTGATTCCGCAAATGAAATCCTCGCAGTTTGGCTTTTTACTCGCGGCTGGTGGTTTAGGAATTGCCGCAGGTGCAACACTATTAGGTCAATACGGACAGCGTATTTCTCCGATTCAACTGAGCCTTTATGGTTCCGTGGGCATTGCAGGGTGTTTAATTGGGTTAGCGATATTTACTGAACAACTTTTAGCTGTACTATTATTAATTACACTTTTAGGCGGCTTTGCGTCTTTAGTTGCGATTCCGATGCAAACGGCGATCCAGAAAGAAACTTCTCCAGAAATGCGAGGAAAAATTTTTGGACTGCAAAACAACGTCATCAATATTGCCTTGACACTACCGCTAGCGTTAGCCGGAGTCGCCGAGACATTTATCGGCTTACAGGCAGTTTTTTTGAGTTTAGCAGCGGCAGCGATCGCAGGAGGTATCTTAACCTGGTATATTTGCCGTACAGAGACATAA